One Oncorhynchus masou masou isolate Uvic2021 chromosome 18, UVic_Omas_1.1, whole genome shotgun sequence DNA window includes the following coding sequences:
- the ptpn22 gene encoding tyrosine-protein phosphatase non-receptor type 22 isoform X1: MEQQAWILRGFLAQVESKEAEEEEAESGFTGEFSRLKRQSTKYRTDKTYPTKVAEKQENVKKNRYKDIVPFDHSRVKLSLTTSKNDNDYINASFIKGVSGARAYIATQGPLPHTVLDFWRMLWEYNIEVIVMACREYEMGRKKCERYWPEKQEEPFVCDPFTIYCDSEESKGDYVSRNLRVTYRNCCRTLRQLHYINWPDHGVPDTIPPILELLQEMRSYQAHGDVPICIHCSAGCGRTGALCAIDYTWNLVKTQLLKEDFSIYDLVQDMRTQRPSVVQTKEQYELVYRTIKFLFEKYLQSMAPAQPSCTEEVPAAPSPPTASDSELSDLSEASEAEQEPEPEPQHQMEPQTEHRHPDREEPDGISNHVLPVDFSASAAVHDGDPLSDTATCSPSVILNALRARDRQRPNSLPTQTINQKPQPLQIQTNSMSMNQRPPYPRPTKPDTLPTSQALRQEPSLRIPIITSQALMTQEFCQRAMEQKKVESDGEITRLVPPVLSAVSISNPLCLTVEDLYFLPDFSMTSPLAAEAPRGADNEEELASLSKLTENPCFNGSSITLKDQAMELPALVITNVAAGALVPFSDEDSPPPLPERTPESYVLAAGTEHPDNISKPESLEVIIPPNAAAEAFRGNGSAPSPIPPLPERTPESFVLANNSGRSTTVFPSLSVPVEMVFQKSEEREWSGRSVDTLVDKMSWTRSKSLKVKMTTLSVSTQDTVSPPVTLPPPVRYYVPAPCTSVNLPPPPPPPYPLAPSPSPPGRAHLVPGRTSLICGGFYCEGSDNLTPPLPERTPESFFLVTQEGDQNSAPCLQSQSNSQTTSTQQRIGTSSEWAGNSQPKRLLDGSMNRSKSVHAKSSLKEPLTTVPLVAQAVVALGGSAEMKLQQPVDNSTSTSTGTTEDESDNNRGKALSRTKSLKLFKLRQKPKSAPPPVPTHSGPSPPYGTSASPSVFTFGFGSRFGKPKGPRSHPETWV; this comes from the exons ATGGAGCAGCAAGCCTGGATACTGAGGGGCTTCCTGGCTCAAGTGGAGAGcaaggaggctgaggaggaggaagcGGAGAGTGGCTTTACAGGGGAGTTCTCA AGGCTCAAACGCCAGTCCACCAAGTACCGCACTGACAAAACCTACCCCACCAAAGTAGCGGAGAAGCAGGAGAATGTGAAGAAGAACCGATACAAGGACATTGTTCCCT TTGACCACAGCAGAGTGAAGCTGTCCCTTACCACCTCTAAGAATgacaatgactacatcaatgcCAGCTTCATCAAG GGAGTGTCAGGGGCCAGGGCCTACATTGCCACTCAGGGGCCTCTGCCCCACACCGTGCTGGACTTCTGGAGGATGCTCTGGGAGTACAACATAGAG GTCATAGTGATGGCTTGCAGGGAGTATGAGATGGGCAGG AAAAAGTGTGAGCGCTACTGGCCGGAGAAACAAGAGGAGCCATTTGTTTGTGACCCGTTTACTATTTACTGC gaCTCAGAGGAAAGTAAAGGGGACTATGTGAGCAGAAACTTGAGGGTGACCTATCGTAAT TGTTGCCGGACCCTGAGACAGCTGCACTATATCAACTGGCCCGACCATGGGGTCCCTGACACCATCCCTCCCATCCTGGAGCTGCTGCAAGAGATGCGATCTTACCAGGCCCATGGGGATGTGCCCATCTGCATACACTGCAG TGCTGGCTGTGGAAGAACAGGAGCACTGTGTGCCATCGACTACACCTGGAACCTGGTGAAAACACAG CTGCTCAAAGAAGACTTCAGCATCTATGACCTGGTTCAGGACATGAGAACTCAGAGGCCTTCTGTGGTTCAGACTAAg GAACAGTACGAGCTGGTGTACAGAACCATCAAGTTCCTGTTTGAGAAGTATCTGCAGTCCATGGCACCAGCACAGCCTTCCTGCACAGAGGAG GTGCCAGCGGCCCCCTCTCCCCCTACAGCCAGTGACAGTGAGCTCTCTGACCTCAGCGAGGCGTCTGAAGCTGAACAGGAACCAGAACCTGAGCCACAGCATCAAATGGAACCACAGACAGAGCacag GCACCCAGATAGGGAGGAGCCTGATGGGATATCCAATCACGTCTTACCAGTTGACTTCTCTGCCTCAGCAGCGGTGCATGATGGTGACCCACTGTCTGACACGGCTACGTGCTCCCCCTCAGTCATCCTCAATGCCCTGAGagccagggacaggcagagaccAAACTCCCTACCAACACAGACTATTAACCAGAAACCACAACCCCTACAGATACAGACTAATAGCATGTCCATGAACCAGAGACCACCATACCCACGACCGACAAAGCCTGATACATTGCCCACCAGCCAGGCCCTGAGACAAGAGCCCAGTCTCCGCATCCCCATCATAACCTCTCAGGCACTCATGACTCAGGAATTCTGTCAGAGAGCCATGGAGCAAAAGAAggtggagagtgatggagagatcaCCCGACTGGTACCACCAGTGCTCTCTGCAGTTTCCATCTCCAACCCCCTCTGTCTCACTGTGGAGGACCTCTACTTTTTACCTGACTTTTCAATGACCTCACCCCTGGCTGCTGAGGCTCCCAGAGGTGCTGATAATGAGGAGGAGCTGGCTTCTCTGAGCAAGTTGACAGAGAACCCCTGTTTCAATGGTTCAAGTATAACTCTTAAAGACCAGGCGATGGAACTGCCAGCCCTTGTTATCACAAACGTTGCCGCAGGTGCACTTGTACCTTTCTCAGATGAAGACAGTCCACCTCCATTACCTGAGAGAACCCCTGAATCATATGTACTGGCTGCTGGAACAG AGCATCCTGATAACATCTCTAAACCTGAGAGTTTAGAGGTCATCATCCCTCCTAATGCTGCAGCTGAAGCCTTCAGGGGGAACG GGAGTGCCCCCTCGCCTATCCCCCCACTGCCAGAGAGAACGCCAGAATCCTTTGTGTTGGCCAACAATTCCGGTAGGAGCACTACTGTCTTCCCTTCCCTCTCAGTCCCTGTGGAGATGGTGTTCCagaagtcagaagagagagagtggtctgGACGTTCAGTGGACACTCTGGTGGATAAGATGTCTTGGACGAGGAGCAAAAGCTTGAAAGTAAAAATGACAACACTCTCAG TGTCAACCCAGGATACAGTATCACCCCCAGTTACATTGCCTCCCCCAGTTAGATATTATGTTCCTGCTCCCTGTACATCAGTAaaccttcctcctccccctccacctccctatcCTCTGGCCCCTTCTCCCTCACCTCCAG gtagagcccatttggttccaggtagaacctcaCTGATTTGTGGTGGTTTTTATTGTGAAGGCTCAGATAATCTGACTCCCCCTCTACCTGAGAGAACCCCAGAATCCTTCTTCCTGGTCACTCAAGAAG GTGATCAGAACAGTGCCCCCTGCCTGCAGAGTCAGAGCAACAGCCAGACCACATCCACACAGCAGAGGATCGGTACGTCCTCAGAGTGGGCAGGGAACTCCCAACCCAAAAGATTACTGGATGGAAGCATGAATCGGAGCAAG AGTGTCCACGCAAAGAGTTCACTGAAAG AGCCCCTGACTACTGTTCCTCTGGTTGCTCAAGCCGTTGTGGCTTTAGGAGGAAGTG CTGAAATGAAGCTTCAGCAGCCTGTGGACAACAGCACCTCAACCAGCACTGGGACTACTGAAGACGAATCAGACAACAACCGTGGGAAGGCCTTGTCTAGAACAAAG AGCCTGAAGTTATTCAAACTCAGACAGAAAC CAAAGTCTGCCCCTCCACCAGTACCAACCCACTCTGGACCATCTCCTCCTTATGGTACCTCCGCCTCACCATCAGTGTTCACATTTG GATTTGGGAGTCGTTTTGGGAAGCCTAAAGGGCCAAGGAGTCATCCTGAGACGTGGGTGTAA
- the ptpn22 gene encoding tyrosine-protein phosphatase non-receptor type 22 isoform X2: MEQQAWILRGFLAQVESKEAEEEEAESGFTGEFSRLKRQSTKYRTDKTYPTKVAEKQENVKKNRYKDIVPFDHSRVKLSLTTSKNDNDYINASFIKGVSGARAYIATQGPLPHTVLDFWRMLWEYNIEVIVMACREYEMGRKKCERYWPEKQEEPFVCDPFTIYCDSEESKGDYVSRNLRVTYRNCCRTLRQLHYINWPDHGVPDTIPPILELLQEMRSYQAHGDVPICIHCSAGCGRTGALCAIDYTWNLVKTQLLKEDFSIYDLVQDMRTQRPSVVQTKEQYELVYRTIKFLFEKYLQSMAPAQPSCTEEVPAAPSPPTASDSELSDLSEASEAEQEPEPEPQHQMEPQTEHRHPDREEPDGISNHVLPVDFSASAAVHDGDPLSDTATCSPSVILNALRARDRQRPNSLPTQTINQKPQPLQIQTNSMSMNQRPPYPRPTKPDTLPTSQALRQEPSLRIPIITSQALMTQEFCQRAMEQKKVESDGEITRLVPPVLSAVSISNPLCLTVEDLYFLPDFSMTSPLAAEAPRGADNEEELASLSKLTENPCFNGSSITLKDQAMELPALVITNVAAGALVPFSDEDSPPPLPERTPESYVLAAGTEHPDNISKPESLEVIIPPNAAAEAFRGNGSAPSPIPPLPERTPESFVLANNSGRSTTVFPSLSVPVEMVFQKSEEREWSGRSVDTLVDKMSWTRSKSLKVKMTTLSVSTQDTVSPPVTLPPPVRYYVPAPCTSVNLPPPPPPPYPLAPSPSPPGSDNLTPPLPERTPESFFLVTQEGDQNSAPCLQSQSNSQTTSTQQRIGTSSEWAGNSQPKRLLDGSMNRSKSVHAKSSLKEPLTTVPLVAQAVVALGGSAEMKLQQPVDNSTSTSTGTTEDESDNNRGKALSRTKSLKLFKLRQKPKSAPPPVPTHSGPSPPYGTSASPSVFTFGFGSRFGKPKGPRSHPETWV; the protein is encoded by the exons ATGGAGCAGCAAGCCTGGATACTGAGGGGCTTCCTGGCTCAAGTGGAGAGcaaggaggctgaggaggaggaagcGGAGAGTGGCTTTACAGGGGAGTTCTCA AGGCTCAAACGCCAGTCCACCAAGTACCGCACTGACAAAACCTACCCCACCAAAGTAGCGGAGAAGCAGGAGAATGTGAAGAAGAACCGATACAAGGACATTGTTCCCT TTGACCACAGCAGAGTGAAGCTGTCCCTTACCACCTCTAAGAATgacaatgactacatcaatgcCAGCTTCATCAAG GGAGTGTCAGGGGCCAGGGCCTACATTGCCACTCAGGGGCCTCTGCCCCACACCGTGCTGGACTTCTGGAGGATGCTCTGGGAGTACAACATAGAG GTCATAGTGATGGCTTGCAGGGAGTATGAGATGGGCAGG AAAAAGTGTGAGCGCTACTGGCCGGAGAAACAAGAGGAGCCATTTGTTTGTGACCCGTTTACTATTTACTGC gaCTCAGAGGAAAGTAAAGGGGACTATGTGAGCAGAAACTTGAGGGTGACCTATCGTAAT TGTTGCCGGACCCTGAGACAGCTGCACTATATCAACTGGCCCGACCATGGGGTCCCTGACACCATCCCTCCCATCCTGGAGCTGCTGCAAGAGATGCGATCTTACCAGGCCCATGGGGATGTGCCCATCTGCATACACTGCAG TGCTGGCTGTGGAAGAACAGGAGCACTGTGTGCCATCGACTACACCTGGAACCTGGTGAAAACACAG CTGCTCAAAGAAGACTTCAGCATCTATGACCTGGTTCAGGACATGAGAACTCAGAGGCCTTCTGTGGTTCAGACTAAg GAACAGTACGAGCTGGTGTACAGAACCATCAAGTTCCTGTTTGAGAAGTATCTGCAGTCCATGGCACCAGCACAGCCTTCCTGCACAGAGGAG GTGCCAGCGGCCCCCTCTCCCCCTACAGCCAGTGACAGTGAGCTCTCTGACCTCAGCGAGGCGTCTGAAGCTGAACAGGAACCAGAACCTGAGCCACAGCATCAAATGGAACCACAGACAGAGCacag GCACCCAGATAGGGAGGAGCCTGATGGGATATCCAATCACGTCTTACCAGTTGACTTCTCTGCCTCAGCAGCGGTGCATGATGGTGACCCACTGTCTGACACGGCTACGTGCTCCCCCTCAGTCATCCTCAATGCCCTGAGagccagggacaggcagagaccAAACTCCCTACCAACACAGACTATTAACCAGAAACCACAACCCCTACAGATACAGACTAATAGCATGTCCATGAACCAGAGACCACCATACCCACGACCGACAAAGCCTGATACATTGCCCACCAGCCAGGCCCTGAGACAAGAGCCCAGTCTCCGCATCCCCATCATAACCTCTCAGGCACTCATGACTCAGGAATTCTGTCAGAGAGCCATGGAGCAAAAGAAggtggagagtgatggagagatcaCCCGACTGGTACCACCAGTGCTCTCTGCAGTTTCCATCTCCAACCCCCTCTGTCTCACTGTGGAGGACCTCTACTTTTTACCTGACTTTTCAATGACCTCACCCCTGGCTGCTGAGGCTCCCAGAGGTGCTGATAATGAGGAGGAGCTGGCTTCTCTGAGCAAGTTGACAGAGAACCCCTGTTTCAATGGTTCAAGTATAACTCTTAAAGACCAGGCGATGGAACTGCCAGCCCTTGTTATCACAAACGTTGCCGCAGGTGCACTTGTACCTTTCTCAGATGAAGACAGTCCACCTCCATTACCTGAGAGAACCCCTGAATCATATGTACTGGCTGCTGGAACAG AGCATCCTGATAACATCTCTAAACCTGAGAGTTTAGAGGTCATCATCCCTCCTAATGCTGCAGCTGAAGCCTTCAGGGGGAACG GGAGTGCCCCCTCGCCTATCCCCCCACTGCCAGAGAGAACGCCAGAATCCTTTGTGTTGGCCAACAATTCCGGTAGGAGCACTACTGTCTTCCCTTCCCTCTCAGTCCCTGTGGAGATGGTGTTCCagaagtcagaagagagagagtggtctgGACGTTCAGTGGACACTCTGGTGGATAAGATGTCTTGGACGAGGAGCAAAAGCTTGAAAGTAAAAATGACAACACTCTCAG TGTCAACCCAGGATACAGTATCACCCCCAGTTACATTGCCTCCCCCAGTTAGATATTATGTTCCTGCTCCCTGTACATCAGTAaaccttcctcctccccctccacctccctatcCTCTGGCCCCTTCTCCCTCACCTCCAG GCTCAGATAATCTGACTCCCCCTCTACCTGAGAGAACCCCAGAATCCTTCTTCCTGGTCACTCAAGAAG GTGATCAGAACAGTGCCCCCTGCCTGCAGAGTCAGAGCAACAGCCAGACCACATCCACACAGCAGAGGATCGGTACGTCCTCAGAGTGGGCAGGGAACTCCCAACCCAAAAGATTACTGGATGGAAGCATGAATCGGAGCAAG AGTGTCCACGCAAAGAGTTCACTGAAAG AGCCCCTGACTACTGTTCCTCTGGTTGCTCAAGCCGTTGTGGCTTTAGGAGGAAGTG CTGAAATGAAGCTTCAGCAGCCTGTGGACAACAGCACCTCAACCAGCACTGGGACTACTGAAGACGAATCAGACAACAACCGTGGGAAGGCCTTGTCTAGAACAAAG AGCCTGAAGTTATTCAAACTCAGACAGAAAC CAAAGTCTGCCCCTCCACCAGTACCAACCCACTCTGGACCATCTCCTCCTTATGGTACCTCCGCCTCACCATCAGTGTTCACATTTG GATTTGGGAGTCGTTTTGGGAAGCCTAAAGGGCCAAGGAGTCATCCTGAGACGTGGGTGTAA
- the LOC135504144 gene encoding natural cytotoxicity triggering receptor 2-like isoform X2, producing the protein MMRVLYLLLFCETSVQLQCDKTVIQANVGSGFILVCQYQTNRYLFSKKYWCRGESSSTCVILMDSDHLTNRELRHRSQIIDAQQRGLVIIMTDLKLEDTGVYWVGIDKIHADIMTSINLIVTFVAVSKPMVWPLSSMGDTCWGQPVTVHCASAKGTSVQYTWYQSTQPQDIQFQSSADLHLHCGIVEEDSQYYCSASNDVSSQHSGMVSVQVLKPSEEDCIYRFAMEGQRSYDCSDRLKTSTATPLRSTGHLTEEPYQPGTNSNLSSTINQTHQDWHYRHGNCCLFGMRSCAGFSWLL; encoded by the exons ATGATGAGAGTCCTTTATCTCCTGTTGTTCTGTGAAA CAAGTGTCCAGCTTCAGTGTGACAAAACAGTAATCCAGGCCAATGTTGGGAGTGGATTCATTCTGGTCTGCCAGTACCAAACAAACCGGTACCTCTTCAGTAAGAAGTACTGGTGTCGTGGGGAGTCTAGTTCGACCTGTGTTATTCTAATGGACTCCGATCACCTCACCAACAGAGAGCTCAGACACAGGTCTCAGATCATAGATGCACAGCAAAGGGGGTTGGTCATCATCATGACAGATCTCAAGTTAGAGGATACTGGAGTGTACTGGGTTGGGATTGATAAAATCCATGCTGATATCATGACTTCCATCAATCTAATTGTGACATTTG tggcAGTGTCCAAACCCATGGTATGGCCCCTGAGTTCAATGGGAGACACTTGCTGGGGCCAGCCTGTGACCGTGCACTGTGCTAGTGCAAAGGGCACAAGTGTCCAGTACACCTGGTACCAATCCACCCAACCCCAGGACATCCAGTTTCAGAGCTCAGCAGACCTGCACCTACACTGTGGCATTGTGGAAGAAGACAGCCAGTACTACTGCAGTGCCAGCAACGATGTGAGCAGCCAGCATAGTGGGATGGTTTCGGTGCAGGTTCTGAAGCCCTCTGAGGAGGACTGCATCTATCGTTTTGCTATGGAGG GCCAGAGAAGCTATGACTGTAGTGACAGACTGAAGACAAGCACAGCCACACCTCTGCGTTCTACTGGCCATCTGACAGAAGAACCCTATCAACCTGGAACCAACAGCAACCTGTCCTCAACAATCAATCAAACACACCAGGATTGGCATTACA